The genomic region GTTGTGGTGGACGGCCAGTCCCAGCAGCCCGTTGCCGGCTCGCTGCGGCTGTTCGCGAGCAACGAGCGATATGCGGCCGTCGTGGCCGACTGTGACACCGCATACAAGGGCATTGTCCATCGGCGAATGCTGGTTATGACCCCGACGTATCTGTTGGTTTGGGATCGGCTCGATTCGCCCGACGAAGATCGCCGATTCGACTGGTTTTACCACAACCGTGGCCACGAAGTGCAGTGCGAAGCGGCCGGCGAACAGGCTGACCTCTCGGCCGAGCCACCGGGGTATCAGTACATCCAGCAAGCCATACAGGGCACGAGCACCGGGCCGGTCGCGATCGCATTTCTCGATGATACGGTTACCACCCATCTGACCGTGGCCGGCAATGGGCAGGTTCAAATTGTGGTCGGCGATGGCCCTGGCTCGTCGATCCTGGAACGCGTACCGCTGGCCATGATTCGTCAGACGGGTCGTTCGGTGAGGTTCGCAGCGGTCATCGAGCCGGTCACCGGCAGCGCGAAGCCTTCTGTATCATCGGTTGAATGGCGAGAGGAGAGCGGTGGGGTAACCATTGAGATCATGTCGGGCCCCGCTGTGGAGTCGGTACGATTGGCGGGTGACTTGGGAATCGAAATCCGCTCCGGTCAGAAGACCGTGCTTACCAGCCGGCCGGCGGGGGAGCAACCGGCCCAATTTCCCCACACCGGGGTATCAGGGCAAGCAAGCAATGAGTAATGAGTGATGGCTCCAATTTCCCCACACCGGGGTATCAGCGATCAGTGGAGGATGCTCGCCGGCCGAGCACACCGAGAGCCCCACATGCTACCCGCCTGGTTTTCCCGCAGGGATAACGATCAGCCGACAATGTCGCTGATGGTGACGGCCAAGTGTTGCTGGCGGTGGCCGATCTTCTTGCGGTAGTTCTTGCGGCGTCGGAAATGGATGGTGGTAACCTTCGGGGCTTTCACCTGGCCGTTAATCTTGGCGACGACCTTGGCCCCTTCGACGAAAGGCCGGCCGATCCGGGCGTTCTCCCCGTCGCCGAGCGCAAGGACACTGGTGAACTCGATCGTCTCCTGGCCTTCGGGCAATTCCCGAATATCCACGTAGATCTTGTCGCCCTGGGAAACCTTATACTGTCGTCCGCCGTCTTCGATGATCGCGTACACCAGTCCAACTCCAGCACGAGGTTAGTTACAGTGGAAACTGACAGGTCCCATGCCTGGGCCATGTCGTTTCGCGGGTCGTCTCTCGAGCCCCACATTATGTGCTTTGGCAGGGATAGGGTCAAGGAGGCTGGTGGCAGTTTGAGGATGAGCGGCGTGGCCCGGACACTTTGGGCAGCTATCTGCGACCCCAAGCGCGAGGGCGGAACCAAGCCACAGAGCGGGTGCGACGCCCGGAGCCGCCCCTTACGGTCTCGGTTCTGAGAGTACCCTCTGGAAGAACCGTATCGCCTGCCCA from Phycisphaerae bacterium harbors:
- a CDS encoding heparinase II/III-family protein produces the protein RRSAADRAKLPPEFACFGISEVMPSAGHAILRTAGPAGLTAAFTFSPYGGSHGHFDKLSFVLFGWNRELGVDPGRAASQAYRLPIHKNWYKATISHNSVVVDGQSQQPVAGSLRLFASNERYAAVVADCDTAYKGIVHRRMLVMTPTYLLVWDRLDSPDEDRRFDWFYHNRGHEVQCEAAGEQADLSAEPPGYQYIQQAIQGTSTGPVAIAFLDDTVTTHLTVAGNGQVQIVVGDGPGSSILERVPLAMIRQTGRSVRFAAVIEPVTGSAKPSVSSVEWREESGGVTIEIMSGPAVESVRLAGDLGIEIRSGQKTVLTSRPAGEQPAQFPHTGVSGQASNE
- the rplU gene encoding 50S ribosomal protein L21, which codes for MYAIIEDGGRQYKVSQGDKIYVDIRELPEGQETIEFTSVLALGDGENARIGRPFVEGAKVVAKINGQVKAPKVTTIHFRRRKNYRKKIGHRQQHLAVTISDIVG